In a single window of the Agrobacterium fabrum str. C58 genome:
- a CDS encoding MFS transporter: MTTRVIDGDDVEATSISPALTFLLATACGLIAANLYYGQPLAGIIGTELGLSAGATGLIVTLTQIGYGIGLLFVVPLGDLVENRKLVVSSVSMAVLSLVAAAFAPHAAPFLIAAFLVGVSSVAVQVIVPYAAHMAPHAIRGRVVGNVMSGLMAGIMLARPVSSLLSEVVSWRGVFLTSAAVMALLAVVLFRLLPVRMPEARLSYGALMASMGRLALHTPILRRRAIYHAFLFAAFSLFWTTTPLYLSGPHFNLSQGEIALFALAGAAGTVAAPIAGRMADRGWTRVATLFALVSVALSFAVTHLAPEGSHLALAILVVAAIVLDFGVTTNLVLGQRAIFTLGAEFRSRLNGIYMATFFMGGAIGSAVGGWAYAVGEWPAASWIGFALPVAALLYFLTEKRA; this comes from the coding sequence ATGACAACGCGTGTAATTGATGGGGATGATGTTGAAGCGACATCCATTTCCCCGGCTCTGACGTTTTTGCTGGCAACAGCCTGCGGGCTGATTGCAGCCAATCTTTATTATGGCCAGCCGCTTGCCGGCATCATCGGGACGGAACTCGGTCTTTCCGCCGGCGCCACTGGCCTGATCGTGACGCTGACGCAGATCGGTTATGGTATCGGCCTGCTGTTCGTCGTGCCGCTCGGTGATCTCGTCGAAAACCGCAAGCTGGTGGTCAGTTCGGTCTCGATGGCGGTGTTGTCGCTCGTCGCTGCTGCGTTTGCGCCGCATGCGGCGCCGTTCCTGATCGCCGCCTTCCTGGTTGGCGTCAGTTCCGTGGCGGTACAGGTCATCGTTCCCTATGCTGCGCATATGGCGCCGCACGCCATTCGGGGGCGCGTGGTCGGCAATGTCATGAGCGGGCTGATGGCCGGCATCATGCTGGCGCGGCCGGTCTCCAGCCTGCTATCGGAGGTGGTTTCCTGGCGTGGCGTCTTTCTGACGTCCGCAGCGGTCATGGCGCTTCTTGCCGTGGTGCTTTTCCGACTTCTGCCCGTTCGTATGCCCGAAGCGCGGCTGAGCTACGGCGCGTTGATGGCCTCGATGGGCAGGCTTGCCTTGCATACTCCGATCCTGCGGCGGCGGGCGATCTACCACGCTTTCCTCTTTGCCGCCTTCAGCCTGTTCTGGACGACGACGCCGCTTTATCTGAGCGGGCCGCATTTCAATCTCAGCCAGGGTGAGATCGCGCTCTTCGCACTGGCGGGCGCGGCCGGCACCGTGGCCGCACCAATTGCCGGGCGGATGGCCGATCGTGGCTGGACCCGTGTGGCCACGCTCTTTGCGCTGGTGTCGGTGGCGCTCTCTTTCGCCGTCACGCATCTGGCGCCCGAAGGTTCGCATCTGGCGCTCGCCATTCTGGTCGTCGCGGCAATCGTTCTGGATTTCGGCGTCACCACCAATCTGGTACTCGGCCAACGAGCGATCTTCACGCTTGGGGCGGAATTCCGCAGCCGCCTGAACGGTATTTACATGGCGACGTTTTTCATGGGCGGTGCGATCGGTTCCGCCGTGGGTGGCTGGGCCTATGCGGTTGGCGAATGGCCAGCCGCCTCGTGGATCGGTTTCGCCTTGCCGGTAGCGGCGCTCCTGTATTTCCTGACGGAAAAGCGCGCATAA
- a CDS encoding helix-turn-helix domain-containing protein, whose translation MTGDQIDKSWFSQQLKRKGKSQADLARFLNLDRSAVTRMLNGDRNMSVEEQDRIAEYLEIPVGDVALHRRGGVAGFSENNQTAYSEPAPSGRSGPEAGNVSTTESRHPIFGCMKGTITVMPDVDLTKPVDFEWGEKLYNE comes from the coding sequence ATGACCGGCGATCAGATTGATAAGTCGTGGTTTTCACAACAGCTTAAGAGAAAAGGAAAGAGTCAGGCTGATTTGGCCCGCTTCCTGAATCTGGACCGCAGCGCGGTGACGCGAATGTTAAATGGGGATCGCAATATGAGCGTGGAGGAGCAGGATCGGATTGCTGAATATCTCGAGATTCCGGTCGGCGACGTCGCTCTTCATCGTCGGGGCGGAGTTGCCGGCTTTTCGGAAAACAACCAAACGGCCTATTCCGAACCTGCTCCGTCCGGAAGATCAGGCCCTGAGGCAGGCAATGTCAGTACAACTGAAAGTAGACATCCGATTTTCGGCTGTATGAAAGGCACGATTACCGTCATGCCCGATGTGGACTTAACCAAACCCGTTGATTTTGAATGGGGAGAAAAGCTCTACAATGAGTGA
- a CDS encoding L,D-transpeptidase family protein has protein sequence MKHFLNAALGLTVALASVFAPLQAGAQQRYGDQQQTMLVTPDGRVLDFMPERGDIVISRDTMGRTVFYDRYGNLLATEMPSGYQQRQQQDTTYYPPAPGGQYREPQRDYGYQDNGSVRDYREYRGDGADDNVYTGSVPAPGSVESGPLGQPMPGESTTAAVPQPEHLIERHTPVTTPVNRSRQEIVALQTFLDREGISPGVIDGKMGDNVNKAIAAWQDMTGDKLDPNNSDDILERLRASGGMPIVDYTITAADAAGPYVASIPDDYAAKSQLPALSFTSTSEALAERFHMDENYLKELNPGIDFTVPGTIIKVVNPGEAKKGQVARIVAHKGIKQVFAYGQDGNLIAAYPATIGSTDTPSPSGTHTVERIALNPGYTYNPKINFKQGQNDKILQIPPGPNGPVGTVWIALSKPTYGIHGTPEPSKIGKTNSHGCIRLTNWDATELAKMVRPGVVVEFAE, from the coding sequence GTGAAACATTTTCTTAACGCCGCTCTGGGTCTGACGGTCGCGCTGGCGTCGGTTTTCGCCCCGCTACAGGCTGGCGCGCAGCAGCGTTATGGCGACCAACAGCAAACCATGCTGGTCACGCCGGATGGTCGTGTTCTCGACTTCATGCCCGAGCGTGGCGATATCGTCATCAGCCGTGACACGATGGGCCGCACAGTGTTTTACGACCGCTACGGCAATCTGCTGGCCACCGAAATGCCCTCAGGCTATCAGCAACGGCAGCAGCAGGACACCACCTATTATCCGCCCGCCCCCGGCGGCCAGTACCGCGAGCCGCAGCGCGACTATGGCTATCAGGACAATGGCAGCGTGCGCGATTATCGCGAATATCGCGGCGATGGCGCTGACGACAATGTCTATACCGGCTCCGTTCCCGCCCCCGGCTCGGTTGAAAGCGGGCCACTTGGCCAGCCGATGCCGGGCGAAAGCACCACGGCCGCCGTTCCGCAGCCGGAGCACCTGATCGAACGCCACACGCCGGTCACGACGCCGGTTAACCGTTCACGCCAGGAAATCGTCGCGCTCCAGACCTTCCTCGACCGCGAAGGCATTTCGCCCGGCGTGATCGACGGCAAGATGGGTGACAACGTCAACAAGGCAATTGCCGCCTGGCAGGACATGACCGGCGACAAGCTCGATCCGAACAATTCTGATGATATTCTGGAACGCCTGCGCGCTTCCGGCGGCATGCCGATCGTGGATTATACGATCACCGCCGCCGATGCCGCTGGCCCCTATGTCGCCTCCATTCCCGACGATTATGCCGCGAAATCGCAGCTGCCGGCGCTCTCTTTCACGTCCACTTCGGAAGCGCTGGCGGAACGGTTCCACATGGATGAAAACTACCTGAAGGAGCTGAACCCGGGCATCGATTTCACCGTACCCGGCACCATTATCAAGGTCGTTAATCCTGGCGAGGCGAAAAAGGGACAGGTCGCCCGCATCGTTGCCCATAAGGGCATCAAACAGGTCTTCGCTTACGGTCAGGACGGCAATCTGATCGCCGCTTACCCCGCCACCATCGGCTCCACGGATACCCCCTCGCCGAGCGGCACGCATACGGTGGAGCGCATCGCGCTCAATCCCGGCTACACCTATAATCCGAAGATCAATTTCAAGCAGGGCCAGAACGACAAAATCCTGCAAATTCCGCCGGGTCCGAACGGCCCGGTTGGCACGGTCTGGATCGCTCTGTCGAAGCCGACCTACGGCATTCACGGCACGCCGGAACCGTCCAAGATCGGCAAGACCAACAGCCACGGCTGTATCCGCCTGACCAACTGGGACGCGACCGAACTGGCTAAGATGGTCCGCCCCGGCGTTGTGGTCGAATTCGCCGAATAA
- a CDS encoding ParA family protein, with product MSVITFANTKGGAGKTTAVLLLATELARSGHRVTVLDADPQLWISRWHELSGEIENLSVISHVTIASLEGHIRENKTNTDCFIIDLPGAKTPLLTMALGISDHVLIPVQGSAMDARGAAEVLDHIEFLNRRMGKEIAHSIVLTRVNAMVATRSLLLVKMLLAEKNVSVLNTAIVERAAYRDIFDYGGTLLCLDCKKVSNIDKAVENATAFAEEVIKLLPKRLPRRVAHLARLVTRKAA from the coding sequence ATGTCAGTCATCACTTTTGCCAATACCAAGGGCGGGGCCGGGAAAACCACGGCCGTGCTGCTTCTGGCAACCGAACTGGCCCGCAGCGGCCATCGCGTCACGGTTCTGGATGCCGATCCGCAATTGTGGATTTCGCGCTGGCACGAATTATCAGGCGAGATCGAAAATCTCTCGGTGATTTCGCATGTGACGATTGCCTCGCTTGAGGGCCATATTCGCGAGAATAAAACAAATACCGACTGTTTCATCATCGACCTGCCGGGTGCGAAAACGCCGCTTCTGACCATGGCGCTCGGTATCTCCGATCATGTTCTGATCCCCGTTCAGGGCTCTGCCATGGATGCGCGGGGTGCTGCAGAAGTGCTCGATCACATCGAATTCCTGAACCGCAGGATGGGCAAGGAGATTGCCCATTCCATCGTGCTGACGCGGGTCAACGCCATGGTGGCGACGCGTTCGCTGCTGCTCGTCAAGATGCTGCTGGCGGAAAAGAACGTCTCCGTGCTCAATACGGCGATCGTCGAGCGGGCGGCCTATCGTGATATTTTCGACTATGGCGGCACGCTCCTCTGTCTGGACTGCAAGAAGGTCAGCAATATCGACAAGGCGGTCGAAAACGCGACGGCCTTTGCCGAGGAAGTCATCAAGCTCCTGCCGAAAAGACTTCCGAGGCGTGTTGCGCACCTAGCACGTCTCGTGACGCGCAAAGCTGCCTGA
- a CDS encoding glutamine synthetase family protein: protein MTSYTFDALKMDVAEGRIDTVLACLVDMQGRLMGKRFQAEFFVESAFEETHSCNYVLATDMEMETVPGYKSSSWEKGYGDYTLKPDLSTLRKVPWLEGTALVLCDVLDHHTHEEVPHSPRALLKKQVARLEAMGLKAYMATELEFFLFDQTFDAARASGYKDLNLASGYNEDYHIFQTTKEEDVMRALRKGLQGAGIPVENSKGEASPGQAEINVRYAEALTMADRHAIIKNATKEIAWSKGKAVTFLAKWNYNAAGSSSHIHQSLWSLDGKPAFLDKDGEHGMSDVMRHYVAGLLAHASDITYFLAPYINSYKRFMAGTFAPTKAIWSLDNRTAGYRLCGAETKGIRIECRVGGSDLNPYLAMAALLAAGIDGIENKLELEPAFVGDAYGGKDVREIPKTLRDATAFLDGSKMLRQAFGDDVVDHYVHAARWEQEEYDRRVTDWEVARGFERA, encoded by the coding sequence ATGACGAGCTACACATTCGACGCACTTAAAATGGATGTCGCCGAGGGGCGCATCGACACTGTTCTGGCCTGCCTTGTCGACATGCAGGGGCGTCTGATGGGCAAACGGTTCCAGGCGGAATTCTTCGTTGAAAGCGCCTTTGAGGAAACCCATAGCTGCAACTATGTGCTTGCCACCGACATGGAGATGGAAACCGTTCCCGGTTACAAGTCCTCGAGCTGGGAAAAGGGATATGGCGATTATACGCTGAAGCCCGACCTTTCGACGCTGCGGAAGGTGCCGTGGCTGGAAGGTACGGCGCTGGTTTTGTGCGACGTGCTCGACCATCACACCCATGAAGAAGTGCCGCATTCGCCGCGCGCGCTCCTGAAAAAGCAGGTGGCGCGGCTGGAGGCGATGGGGCTGAAGGCCTATATGGCGACCGAACTAGAATTCTTTCTGTTCGACCAGACCTTCGATGCGGCGCGCGCCAGCGGTTATAAAGACCTCAATCTCGCCAGCGGCTATAATGAGGATTACCATATCTTCCAGACGACCAAGGAAGAGGATGTCATGCGGGCGTTGCGCAAGGGCCTGCAGGGTGCGGGAATTCCGGTCGAGAATTCCAAGGGCGAGGCGTCTCCCGGTCAGGCGGAAATCAATGTGCGTTATGCCGAGGCGCTGACCATGGCTGACCGGCACGCCATCATCAAGAACGCCACCAAGGAGATCGCCTGGTCGAAGGGCAAGGCAGTCACGTTCCTTGCCAAGTGGAACTACAATGCCGCGGGCAGTTCATCGCATATCCACCAGTCGCTCTGGAGCCTGGACGGTAAGCCGGCCTTCCTCGACAAGGATGGCGAACATGGCATGTCGGATGTGATGCGGCATTATGTTGCCGGGCTTCTGGCGCATGCCAGCGACATCACCTATTTCCTGGCGCCATACATCAATTCCTACAAGCGCTTCATGGCTGGCACGTTTGCGCCGACAAAGGCGATCTGGAGCCTCGACAACCGCACGGCAGGATACCGCCTTTGCGGCGCGGAAACCAAGGGCATCCGTATCGAGTGCCGCGTCGGCGGGTCGGACCTCAATCCCTATCTCGCCATGGCCGCTCTTCTTGCAGCGGGCATTGACGGTATCGAAAATAAACTCGAACTTGAGCCCGCTTTTGTCGGTGATGCCTATGGCGGTAAGGACGTGCGCGAGATACCCAAGACATTACGCGACGCGACCGCCTTTCTGGACGGATCGAAAATGCTGCGCCAGGCCTTTGGCGACGACGTGGTCGATCACTACGTGCATGCCGCAAGGTGGGAGCAGGAAGAATACGACCGCCGCGTGACCGACTGGGAAGTGGCACGCGGTTTCGAGCGAGCGTGA
- a CDS encoding amino acid permease, whose product MDSSSSGVSYKKADASYFEKRGLSRYAGVWSLWALGVGAVISGHFSGWNFGFSTGGWGGMLVAGIIIAIMYLGLTFSIAEMSPALPHTGAAYSFARTAMGPWGGFVTGLCENVEYVLTPAVVVTFITAYVNSILGLDPAYSPFVWIVFYAIFLALNVFGLELSFKVTLVITLISLAVLVFFWISAIPNIDFSRFALNIGVGPDGKAVELPEGGGSFFPFGFSGVLATLPFAVWLFLAIEQLPLAAEESVDPKRDMPKGIILGMVTLMVSAFMIVLLNPSLPGVGAFHLSSSLEPLLDGFKAIYGDGGVVLLGLVALTGLIASFHTILYAQGRQIYSLSRAGYFPTVLSITHSKYRTPYVANITGAIVGLAVMLVIWFSLGAEQGGSIIGSVLLNMAVFGAMFSYIMQAISFILLRKNLPNIERPFRSPFGIPGALLTIIIAIVTLLYQIQDPNFTKGVLWVAVWFAVAIAYFAFVGRHRLILSPEEEFALEHKQAAVAAAAAKA is encoded by the coding sequence ATGGACAGTTCATCATCGGGCGTCAGCTACAAGAAGGCTGATGCATCCTATTTCGAAAAACGCGGACTTTCCCGTTATGCGGGGGTATGGTCGCTCTGGGCACTCGGCGTCGGAGCGGTTATTTCAGGGCATTTCTCCGGATGGAATTTCGGCTTTTCCACCGGCGGCTGGGGCGGCATGCTGGTGGCGGGCATCATCATCGCCATCATGTATCTCGGGCTGACATTTTCGATCGCGGAAATGAGCCCGGCCTTGCCGCACACGGGCGCGGCCTATTCCTTCGCCCGCACGGCCATGGGCCCGTGGGGCGGTTTCGTCACCGGACTTTGCGAGAATGTCGAATATGTGCTGACGCCGGCGGTCGTCGTCACCTTCATTACCGCTTATGTGAATTCCATTCTCGGCCTTGATCCAGCCTATTCGCCGTTCGTGTGGATCGTGTTTTATGCGATTTTCCTTGCGCTCAACGTCTTCGGGCTGGAGCTTTCCTTCAAGGTCACGCTGGTCATCACGCTGATTTCGCTTGCCGTTCTGGTGTTCTTCTGGATCAGCGCCATTCCGAATATCGATTTTTCGCGTTTCGCGCTCAATATTGGCGTCGGACCGGACGGCAAGGCTGTGGAACTGCCGGAAGGCGGCGGCTCCTTCTTCCCCTTTGGTTTCTCGGGCGTTCTTGCCACGCTGCCTTTCGCGGTGTGGCTGTTCCTCGCCATCGAGCAGCTGCCGCTGGCGGCTGAAGAATCGGTGGATCCCAAGCGCGACATGCCGAAGGGCATCATTCTCGGCATGGTCACGCTGATGGTCTCGGCCTTCATGATCGTGCTGCTCAACCCGTCCCTGCCGGGCGTCGGCGCCTTCCATCTCAGCTCCTCGCTGGAACCGCTGCTGGATGGCTTCAAGGCGATCTATGGCGATGGCGGCGTGGTGCTGCTCGGTCTCGTGGCGCTCACGGGCCTGATCGCCAGCTTCCACACGATCCTCTATGCGCAGGGCCGCCAGATCTATTCGTTGTCGCGTGCGGGTTACTTCCCGACCGTGCTGTCCATCACCCACTCGAAATACCGCACGCCATACGTGGCCAATATTACCGGCGCCATAGTCGGGCTCGCGGTCATGCTGGTCATCTGGTTCTCGCTGGGTGCGGAACAGGGCGGCAGCATCATCGGCAGCGTGCTTTTGAACATGGCCGTGTTCGGCGCCATGTTCTCCTACATCATGCAGGCGATTTCCTTCATTCTGCTGCGTAAGAACCTGCCGAATATCGAGCGGCCGTTCCGTTCGCCTTTCGGCATTCCGGGTGCATTGCTGACGATCATCATCGCCATCGTGACGCTGCTCTACCAGATCCAAGATCCGAACTTCACCAAGGGTGTGCTGTGGGTAGCCGTATGGTTTGCGGTTGCCATCGCGTATTTCGCCTTTGTCGGACGCCATCGCCTCATCCTGTCGCCGGAAGAGGAGTTCGCGCTGGAGCACAAGCAGGCTGCCGTTGCGGCAGCGGCTGCAAAGGCCTGA
- a CDS encoding iron-containing alcohol dehydrogenase, which produces MNIVANWSYPTAVKLGRGRIKELAEACKTLGIRKPLLVTDRGLANMAITAHALDVLEEAGLGRAIFADVDPNPNEINMEAGVKAYRDGGHDGVVAFGGGSGLDLGKMIAFMAGQTRPVWDFEDIGDWWTRADASKIAPIVAVPTTAGTGSEVGRASVITNSQTHVKKIIFHPKLLPGVVICDPELTVGMPKVITAGTGMDAFAHCLEAYSSPFFHPMSAGVALEGLRLVKEFLPRAYKDGTDIEARTNMMAAAAMGAVAFQKGLGAIHSLSHPIGAVYNTHHGMTNAVVMPAVLRFNRPAIEDKIARAAAYLGISGGFDGFYDYVLDLRRELGVPENLTAMGIKPDRIDELAAEAIKDPSCGGNPVPMTLENTKALFEACF; this is translated from the coding sequence ATGAATATCGTCGCCAACTGGAGTTATCCCACCGCCGTCAAGCTTGGCCGTGGCCGGATCAAGGAACTGGCGGAAGCCTGCAAAACGCTCGGCATCAGGAAGCCGCTGCTCGTCACGGATCGTGGCCTTGCCAATATGGCGATCACCGCGCATGCGCTGGATGTGCTGGAAGAGGCGGGTCTTGGCCGGGCGATCTTTGCCGATGTCGATCCGAACCCCAACGAAATCAACATGGAAGCCGGCGTCAAGGCTTACCGCGATGGCGGTCATGACGGCGTCGTCGCCTTTGGCGGCGGCTCGGGCCTCGATCTCGGCAAGATGATCGCCTTCATGGCCGGGCAGACACGTCCGGTCTGGGATTTCGAGGATATCGGTGATTGGTGGACACGCGCTGATGCGTCGAAGATCGCGCCCATCGTCGCAGTCCCGACGACGGCTGGCACCGGTTCGGAAGTCGGCCGCGCCAGCGTCATCACCAATTCGCAGACGCATGTGAAGAAGATCATCTTCCATCCCAAGCTGCTTCCCGGTGTCGTCATCTGCGATCCGGAACTGACGGTCGGCATGCCGAAGGTCATCACGGCCGGCACCGGCATGGATGCCTTCGCCCATTGCCTCGAAGCGTATTCGTCACCGTTCTTCCACCCGATGAGTGCTGGTGTCGCGCTTGAGGGCCTGCGTCTCGTCAAGGAATTCCTGCCGCGCGCCTATAAGGATGGCACGGATATCGAAGCCCGCACCAATATGATGGCGGCGGCGGCGATGGGGGCGGTTGCCTTCCAGAAGGGTCTCGGGGCCATTCATTCGCTCTCGCATCCGATCGGGGCGGTCTACAACACCCATCACGGCATGACCAATGCCGTCGTCATGCCGGCGGTGCTGCGTTTCAACCGTCCTGCCATCGAAGACAAGATCGCGCGTGCTGCCGCCTATCTCGGCATTTCCGGCGGTTTTGACGGTTTTTATGACTACGTGCTGGATCTTCGCAGGGAACTCGGCGTGCCGGAAAACCTGACCGCCATGGGCATCAAGCCTGATCGTATCGACGAGCTGGCGGCAGAAGCGATCAAGGATCCGAGCTGCGGTGGTAATCCGGTGCCGATGACGCTTGAGAATACCAAGGCGCTTTTTGAGGCTTGCTTTTAA
- a CDS encoding type II toxin-antitoxin system VapC family toxin: protein MSDGFLLDTCAVIWMSQGEPVSDEAVSALNQSYRAGDPVCVSAVTAWEMGMLVAKGRISETKSPQRWYDDFKREAEVIEQPVTADIFIASCFLPQLVHKDPIDRILITTAREHDLTIITRDRVILAYGEAGHVKTLAC from the coding sequence ATGAGTGACGGCTTTCTTCTCGATACATGTGCAGTGATCTGGATGTCGCAGGGTGAACCTGTTTCAGACGAGGCGGTCAGTGCCTTGAACCAGTCCTATCGGGCAGGCGATCCTGTTTGCGTTTCTGCCGTCACCGCATGGGAGATGGGTATGCTGGTTGCGAAGGGGCGCATCAGTGAGACCAAAAGTCCCCAGCGTTGGTACGACGATTTCAAAAGGGAGGCTGAAGTCATCGAGCAGCCGGTGACCGCAGATATCTTTATAGCATCCTGCTTTCTTCCTCAGCTCGTCCATAAAGACCCGATCGATCGTATTTTGATTACGACGGCGCGAGAACACGACCTGACCATCATCACGCGTGATCGCGTCATTCTGGCTTATGGCGAGGCCGGCCACGTTAAGACTTTAGCCTGTTAG
- a CDS encoding TetR/AcrR family transcriptional regulator: MIVSYIAFMTNTTQTHSQEQRHRGRPREFDLDRALDGAIRVFSRRGYHATSVGDLTDAMELAQGSLYKAFKDKKAIFIATMERYRIVQTERFEAAVAGGETGYERLRAGLMFYAERSHGGVGSDGCLVVGAAADLAALDDDIAVVVERAVKARERIVARIITEGQKDGSVHSTADPDDLARAMLCMMYGMRVVGKTGRTLKDMVAVVDIAMKLAD, translated from the coding sequence ATGATCGTTTCCTATATTGCGTTCATGACCAATACGACCCAAACTCATTCCCAGGAGCAACGCCATCGCGGCCGGCCACGCGAGTTCGATCTCGATCGTGCGCTTGACGGCGCGATCCGTGTCTTTTCCCGGCGCGGCTACCACGCCACTTCGGTCGGTGATCTCACCGATGCGATGGAGCTGGCGCAGGGTAGTCTCTACAAGGCCTTCAAGGACAAGAAAGCCATCTTCATCGCTACGATGGAGCGCTACAGGATCGTGCAGACCGAGCGGTTCGAGGCGGCGGTGGCCGGCGGCGAGACTGGTTATGAACGTCTGAGAGCCGGACTGATGTTTTATGCCGAACGATCCCACGGCGGTGTGGGCTCGGACGGGTGTCTGGTGGTTGGCGCCGCTGCCGATCTGGCTGCCCTAGATGACGACATTGCCGTCGTGGTTGAGCGGGCGGTGAAGGCGAGGGAGCGGATCGTCGCCCGTATCATCACCGAAGGGCAGAAGGATGGTTCCGTGCATTCGACGGCCGACCCGGATGATCTCGCCCGGGCGATGCTGTGCATGATGTACGGCATGCGCGTAGTAGGGAAAACCGGGCGCACCCTGAAAGACATGGTGGCCGTGGTGGATATCGCCATGAAGCTTGCTGATTGA
- a CDS encoding aldehyde dehydrogenase family protein — MTVIQNISPIDGSVYAEREAMSLEAARAAVSTARRAQKDWARRPLEDRVQLVLKGVARLNEMVAEVVPELAHMMGRPVRYGGEFRGFNERSNYVASIAADALAPLVIEESGNFERRIEREAHGVVFVIAPWNYPYMTAINTVAPALMAGNTVVIKHAAQTLLVGERMVRAFVEAGVPEDVFINVFLDHGTTSTLISEGLFNFVNFTGSVEGGRAIERAAAGTFTGLGLELGGKDPGYVMEDADLDAAVDTLMDGGTYNSGQCCCGIERIYVNENLYDEFVEKSVAWVSNYKLGNPLEQETTLGPMANKRFAKVVRAQIADAVSKGAKALVDPKLFPADDGESAYVAPQILVNVDHSMEFMTEETFGPAIGIMKVKNDDEAIALMNDSKYGLTASLWTQDAARAARIGREIETGTVFMNRADYLDPALCWTGVKETGRGGSLSVLGFQNLTRPKSYHLKKVTK, encoded by the coding sequence ATGACCGTCATTCAAAATATCTCGCCCATTGACGGCTCGGTTTATGCCGAGCGGGAGGCGATGTCGCTGGAAGCGGCGCGCGCCGCCGTTTCGACCGCGCGCAGGGCGCAGAAAGACTGGGCGCGACGGCCGCTTGAGGACCGCGTTCAGCTGGTTCTCAAAGGTGTGGCGCGCCTTAACGAAATGGTGGCCGAGGTGGTGCCGGAACTCGCGCATATGATGGGCCGTCCGGTTCGTTATGGCGGTGAGTTTAGGGGATTCAACGAGCGTTCCAACTATGTCGCCTCCATTGCGGCGGACGCGCTGGCGCCGCTCGTTATCGAAGAAAGCGGCAATTTCGAACGCCGCATCGAGCGCGAGGCGCATGGCGTGGTCTTCGTCATCGCCCCCTGGAATTATCCTTACATGACCGCGATCAACACGGTTGCTCCGGCGCTGATGGCTGGCAATACGGTTGTCATCAAACATGCGGCGCAGACGCTTCTCGTCGGCGAGCGCATGGTGCGGGCCTTTGTCGAGGCTGGCGTGCCTGAGGATGTGTTCATCAATGTCTTCCTTGATCACGGCACGACCTCGACGCTCATCTCCGAAGGCCTGTTCAATTTCGTCAATTTCACCGGTTCGGTGGAAGGTGGCCGGGCCATCGAGCGCGCCGCTGCCGGCACCTTCACCGGTCTCGGGCTCGAGCTCGGCGGCAAAGACCCCGGTTATGTGATGGAGGATGCCGATCTCGACGCCGCCGTCGATACGCTGATGGACGGCGGCACTTATAATTCCGGGCAATGCTGCTGCGGTATCGAGCGCATCTACGTCAATGAAAACCTCTATGACGAATTCGTCGAGAAGTCGGTGGCGTGGGTTTCGAACTACAAGCTCGGCAATCCGCTCGAGCAGGAAACGACGCTTGGGCCGATGGCCAACAAGCGTTTCGCCAAGGTGGTGCGGGCGCAGATTGCGGACGCGGTTTCGAAGGGTGCCAAAGCGCTGGTCGATCCGAAGCTTTTCCCCGCTGACGATGGCGAGAGTGCCTATGTCGCGCCGCAGATCCTCGTCAATGTCGATCATTCCATGGAATTCATGACCGAAGAGACTTTCGGTCCTGCCATCGGCATCATGAAGGTCAAGAACGACGACGAAGCCATTGCGCTGATGAATGACAGCAAATACGGCCTCACCGCTTCGCTGTGGACGCAGGATGCGGCGCGGGCTGCCCGGATCGGCCGGGAAATCGAGACCGGAACGGTGTTCATGAACCGCGCCGATTATCTCGACCCGGCGCTTTGCTGGACCGGCGTCAAGGAAACCGGCCGTGGCGGTTCGCTCTCCGTCCTCGGTTTCCAGAATCTGACCCGCCCGAAATCCTACCATCTGAAGAAAGTCACGAAATGA